ttagaatttagactgtgaaaccaagctcaaccactagatgtcaatgtaccataagTTTGCTTTAAATGCGACAGTTAcccgacccattcaacaaattgtttatttaaaaaaattaacatacaacaaaattcaacaaattgtttacaataaaataataatataaatcaatataaatattaatagttatactATTAGCCACCAGTcagaccaataaacaaacacagaagttATCTTCTGCCCCGGAGCGTGCagccgatgaaaccatctatagtgGTCTACTCCATGTGTTGCAATGATGTTTTAGCTTAATAGGGTATTTTGGTTAGTAACTAGGTTGCTAGGGTTTTCCATTTAGTTGCTAGGTGTTAGGCTTTGTGTGTTTTCTAGGTGTTGGTGAGGTGTGTTAGCTGGTTACTAGGGTGTTTCATCTGGTTGCCAGGCGTTGTTAGGGTCTTTCTGAGACTGCTTCTGCGTACCGCCTTGCCCATCACAATGTAATAACTGCGGTAAGTCATCATGGCTTCCTCTCCTGTTATTGTGTTCTGCACCTCATGCCACATGTATAGCTTTTCTTCTTCCGTCAGCGAAGAGGGTGCTAAATGTAAGGATGTAGTCAGGCTGACGGAGAAGATCACAGAATTAGAGACACGCATCCGAACGCTAGTTGAGAACAGTAAGTGTGCTAATTTATTAGATACTGTTTCAGAAGTGCCCGTAACAGCGAGTCACATACATAACAAGGTTCCGTCATTAGACCCGATGCGGTGGGAAAGCTGGGTGACTGTCAGGCGGCATAGTCATAAGGAAACGCAGCACCGCATTCCCGCTCTTGTTACCATTTCAACTTTTGCACTATTGATGTTCGACTTCGTCAGTCAAAGATCACTAAAGATTATGTTAAAGaagtgtgtgagctcgcaaagacgatgtcagacactgtaaaatGCTCTGGTCCTCTCCCTGCTTATCAGGGTGATGAGACATATAGTAGATTATTATCATCACATGGCTGGATGTCTAAGTGATGCCCTCCGCATAACATAGGCTTTATAGACTATTGGAAATGTTTTTGGGGGAGATCTGGCCTGTTAAAGAGAGATTGTCTTCATCCCTCCTGGGAAGGAGCCGCTGTCCTCTCTAGAAATCTCACCAATAGTCTTAATAGTTCTAATGTTTGACTAACTGGGGTCCAGGACAGGAAGCAGACAGACTGGCTTAACCAACCATCTGCTAGCTGCCACGACATGTCACTTAGCTCGATAAGCTCACTTTAAACGCAGCACTCATTATCATCGACTTCTTATAATATTGTGACAGTGTTTGCTTGAAAATCTGTTTGAACATTTGAAATCATCTCAAACAAATCTAATTAGATAATGACATGTCTATAACGGATGAGAATCAAAAGCAAAATTTTTGGCTGTTTAACATCAGATCCCTTTACGAAAGGAACTAATCGTCGCCTTTATAAGCACAAGCCTCGGCTGAAAGTTAAAGGAGGCGGCGATGCTACAATTTGTATCAAAATATTTGAAGTGAATTATAAATCTGGACTCAATCTTAGTACTGGCCCTTAACATGATGCTACTAGAATCAAAGAATAAATCTCTTTTATTTGGCTACTATTTACAGACCACCGGGTTATAATACAGACTTCCTAAAAGAATTCAGAGAATTTTTATCAGAATTGGTAGTTACGGTAGATAAAGCCTTaatcgttggtgactttaacatctaCGTGGataaaaaagatcattttttattattttaggatTAGTCCTAAATCTGCTGGTGTTTAACAAAATGTGACTGGACCTACACACAGCCGTAATTATACTTTAGACTTAATTTTGTCGTCTTGACGTTGATAACATAGAAATCCTGCCCCAGCGCGATGATATCTCGGACCACTGCCTCATCACCTGTACAATTAATCTAGCAAAAATCTCTCGTGTACTCCACGCTATCGAATGGCTAGAACAGTTTTGACAAAGAAAGATAGCTTTATCTCTAATCTTCTAGAAGTCTTCTCAGATACCTTAGAAACTGTCGCTCCCCTTCGGTTTAAGAAGATTAAAGGAAAAAAGGAAGTCTTCAGCAGATTTAGATGTTAAATGACCGCACTAGCAGTCACctagtctcgcgtagccagacctgaaggtctggaacttatcgccgctttctttggcaaAGGCCCACCCAGGAAgtcatatgactgacaggtaaagcaaccaatcacgtttcgttttgttccaCGTCAtgggcgtggaaatgtccccgcagtaacagatcGGTGTatattcacgaacgtgtcaaaagttaacagcaacaaaacgATTATacgtttatgccgtgaacctcaCATNNNNNNNNNNNNNNNNNNNNNNNNNNNNNNNNNNNNNNNNNNNNNNNNNNNNNNNNNNNNNNNNNNNNNNNNNNNNNNNNNNNNNNNNNNNNNNNNNNNNgtttgcttgataattacagacaggtgtgctgaagcagggttggagctgcagtctgcaggacggtcgatctccaggagcagggttggtgaccactgttctACATGAATTAACGCAAGTGGCCAGgggccagattcacaaaactgttcttaagacaaaatataagatcgtacttaagataaattataggaagttcATAAGAATGTTCCTAAGTGAAATGTTAGCaagcattacaaaattataTCTATTAAAATCCTGTTTGTGTGTTACTATGCCATACTATTTGTGATCCTATCCATTTCGAGTCACTTTGTcacagaataaatgtaaaaaatctaaTAATGAAAGCTGAAGCATGGGAGCTAGACCTTATCattattatatcaatataaatattCCTCAATGGCAAGTAACTGTCAAAATTATGATTCTGGCTCAATACAACACATGTCACATGTGAAACAACCAAAtacatgtattaaatatttttttgagatTTAAGACAACCGTGAGGCTATCTTAATTTTAAGATGATATTTATGACAGATCAATCTTGATAAAAAATATGGCAGTTAAGAattttcttaagaatgtttgtgaatccggcccctAATTTACTAAACAGGTCAAGTAAGCATGATCGCACAATTCTAAAAAGTGCAGAGGCAAGGGGAAATTTCTGCGGGTAATTTATTGACAAGGTGCACGCTTAAGAACACATGCGCAACATCTCATTTCCATAATGGCAAATCTCCTAAGAGCAGCGCAAATTAGCATAGGGTTTGGCATGCTTTTTTGAGGTGTTAAATAATGGCTTAAATAAATTGTTGCTTAACGAAAGAAAAATGGAATTGGAATCTGCCCATTGGCATGTAAAACAATCTGCAATtcagtgttgtagtcgagaccagctcattcgagtccgagtcaaatccgagtccagagtaggttgagttcgagtcaagaccgagtccagagagggtcgagtccgagtcaagtccgagtgctaggacaagagatctgagacgagacctatagaaatcttcaagaatatgttaaatgtttggtggaaacaataaaactgtttgTGTCCTGTTGTGTTACACGAGGTTAGCATAACATCAATCAGCTAGCTCATAGAGTgctcagtgcattaaatatactgtaccatggcatgtacactgtgttttatttacttagactgatattagtttaaaaatattattagttgagggtaaaaaaggccacatagtaagtgttgtaaaggtaattttattacaattatgacttccccatgaccaaagatatgtccaaaagacgtcttttctgcatctttcgatgttgaaagacgtccctttattggcccattattacgttttctgaacgtctgatattgatgtacaggggaccttggtacaatgtataaactggttcaaatctagagtttatcagactactttcagttttcacatggaaataaatgaaatgagcctctgtgaaatgagttttgtacccacaataataaccattattgtgatcagtgtttgctttagttggactcttgatccttgacttttgttaaattaattcgttcaggtcatgtaatagtgttataaaaacacttgtgcactgtgacatgcttttacaaaagttggggttgttctcatggaaattgtcaggctgtaataaaatgtattagttttaaacattattgatcaattgatgactggtctgagtgctctggctagtcaatgcacaagtattgagagaaaataaacaaacatatttcactgacatcaaccctcatcatacaaccctcaacaatgatgacaatcgtcaaaataattcagataaacagatcacccagcatgaattgcagcatgaagctttcttttgttgattgtcaccattgttgagtttcatatgcagattcttgatgtcgttgtgtgttaaagtggtttaacagattgcgaatatgttaattcctaaaaaatcacagtatatcaaactacagatccacagagctgacaaattaataaaacaaacccaattattaacagtgatctaaacaatttcaaaatgcatgcattaccattcagaagtaATCATCTCTTTGctacaactaatttattttaacagttatggctgaaggaaacctaatttaacattaaaatagaagagccaagagctcaactaaagctaaaaaagatcacaataatggtgatttttgcaggtacaaaagtgatactgattcattgcaatgaacattgacaaatcatcaatttttaaccttgatttaatggttgcttgctatcttactgcactcaaatcattcaactcagtttatttcaaagagtctcacttaatttatttccatgtgtaaactcaaaatttcaaccagtttttactttgtacagactggacatcaatattagacaatcaggagacgccatgaaaagctatagaaacaactttcatttttggcccataaagggacgtcttttcaatgtatttaatatttttgatgggactcgagtggactcgggcataagtacaattccgaacatgttcgagtacgagtcgagaccgagtcaaaatgcacacaagtccatgacaagaccaagaccattaaaatagggtctcgagaccgagttcaagaccgagtccgagtctcgagacttcaacactgcTGCAATTGGAATAGGCCAATAAAAAACCCTTCAACTTACAAGGAGGTGGTCAATTGTGAAAACCATATGCATTTAGGCGGTTTCTCACCTGTTGTGCTCCAGATCATACGGCTGAGCTCCTCTCCTAACAGATAAAGAGGAGCCATGGTGAGGGACGCACCTCCAAGGAAAAGGCACAAACCCACAGGACTTAAGTGAGCCATGATGGGATACACCCAAATGCCTGACGCGTGGTGCACCCACAATACCCTTAGAATTGAAGTATTACAGaagcattaaataataatattttaaagtaaatattatGAAAATAGCAACTAGCAACTAAACTTTAAATACACCTGTGTGATATTTAAATAGCAAAGATAAATTACCATGACAAATACAGGATAGCAAATAAACCTAAAGCGCCAATTGCTTTTGTACGAGTGGGGTATTTGTGATTCTGAAGGTACATCTGGACCAGCAGCAGAGGCATGATTACTGTGTGCTGTagggaaaaaaacagaaatcctTCTtaaacataacacactgcaGTATGTGCCTATGGAAAACCATGAATCAGACATAACTAATGGCATATCCTATGTCTAAAGTACATAACAGCAACaaattatgtataaataaatttaataaatCCTCTTAGCAACTTTATGACAATTGTTCCCCATGCAATGATTAATATAGCTAGATGTTGTATTTAATTAGTTATCTGGTCAAGACATCATAGTTTgagtttaaaatgttaaaatatcaagCCCCTGAGAGATGAAATGACTACTGGACAATTCAATACTGTCTGCATATATAAAATGGTATAAAATAGAGAATTTACATCACAATTTCTGAATGTGCCATTGAGTACAGAAGATGAACTGAGTTTTACGTTTCATAATTAGGCTAAatcaacaaagaaatatattaatTATTACAGGGTTTTTCAAATCCACTGCCCTATAGAGTTTAGATAAAATCCTGATCAAACTCACCTGTGAGTCTCTAGTGATCATGAAGACCTTAATTAGATTGCTTATGTGTGTTTGATCAGGGTTAAAACTAAACTCTGACCATTTCTCAAAAGCAAGTTCACAAAGTTCAGACTCGGGAGTTCAAACTCCCAAGGACGGGAGGATGCAGTTCGGTTATATTACAAATGAAACAGCAGAGTACTTGATGCCGTCACTCAACATGCAATCctaattcattttaatattttaatgtagctttacatttaaacaaagtataattaattaatatcatataaaacacaacagtgcttcgttttcattttaaaaatattaatatgtgaTTTTGGCAACATCTGCCTGCTCTGATTATCCTAACTGttttaatgttgataataaaatgaaaaaagacaaaacacaatcCTTTTGCAAGCAAATAATTTAGTCAAAAGTACAAGACAGCGCTCCAGTACAAcgataaatcaaatataaagttATGAAACTCAACTTTGGTCCTCAGTCAAAAAGATTTGCCCAGGACCAAATAATAGTTTTATGAGACCAGTTAGACATACCTAAAAttaactaaatatatatttagttatatttaactaaatatatatttagttaataaatatatgaatgtattaactaaataattaataaattatatcatATTTAACCGCTACAGAGCCAGTGGTCAATTGACCCTTCACTTGGagattgattgacaggcgacctGACCAATCATAACGTCGATGTTATGCACCCCTTGTTGCTGTTTGCCATTTTGTCAGACAATCAAGGCAACAGAGTTTAACTGGCTGCACATTATgcggtttaaaaaaaaagtattttgcgATTGTTGCTGTTTGTTACGCTGTACGAAAATGATCCCAGCAAAAAGTCATGTCACTATAGAATCTTATATGTCATGTACAACAATAAAGACTTCTTAAAACAGACTCATACAAGAAGACTTGAATTTTACTTCATAGACTGACATATGCATCTCATCAACACTGCCAGAATTTTATCAGAGGTTaagacattaagcattgtcatgtggttgtccttcagacaagtaaatttgtcactCACTTGTcagagtacaaaaattacttgtccaaagataaaaaaaaagatatttcatttgaattataatataatataatcaatataattgtttcggttttagattggtcaagtttgcttctaggcattttaactagtgtctgcttcggccgcctgaatttggttataggcctactctccgtgactgctataaaacaaaggcaagcagtaattattattagtgttaaggctgtaagttaactttttttgcacataaaactggtgctagagaggtttaaagtttggtagcacaggcagaaatgtgcaagtgtagttcattatgcataggcagataactgacaaaatacattaatgttacatactgatggataaattagggccatataatttttagattacctaaatttgttttaatatttctaagttttttagaaatattttctttttttactatacaatagtggtatatttgtccacataaattactgaagtatactacagtatttactatagtaaactgcaataaaattcttactatattgtttttgaactttacttgttttaattgttttagtatacagtgtttatcaatttactacaaaggcacttcaattttcaatagcaaatactatagtacactacagtattttttgtctgagtgttcaatttaatgggacttttattttgacgggtctttgggaagacgcttgtttgcagatagcttcactcaaacagtaaaacgctcgtaaaataaactctcagagcaactctggagatgaagttcatgtgttcatatcctcatacagtgcagacgcagataaatcctcgaccatcactcctgttgtatgttaaactgtgcacataaatcactcagacatgcagaacagccagatgacatttaaataacaggattccgcgtccgcatggACTCGGtgattgattattgtcacacacaaacaagcacaaccacgacaaacacgcagctctgtctaatgcacatattcttattattctacatatatgtcgcattgtttttttccaagttatttgtccagtcgggcaagtaaaattctctctcacttgcccatacaaaacattcacttgtcccggacaagcgttaatttCGAGCCCTGTTGTCTATGCAAACTCCTCACCTTTTGGTGAAAACTCACCTTTTTGAGATCAAAATTGGACAAAAAGCCCTGCTAGATGTAAACTTTGAATTGGAACGGGCTCATACTGATGATGTTTCACAAgtccacaagaacacaagtacAGACAACTCGTATTGAGAAATGACCTCTGCAGGGGCAAAATTTTAACCCTGAATTAAtcaaaccaaataaaaaatggtCTTACCAATGCATGATTCAGCCAGACCGGAATGATATCATCTAAGAATTTGGGATAGACCAGCTCTCGGTTGTAAGTATAGAGTGTCCAGAAAGAAGCAAACACAAACTGTGGGCAAGAAGATCAATAAATGTAGTGACAACAGTACATGAATCCACAGACCTCTGAAAGAGACCAGCATTTGTttaaaagaggaaaataaaaagagctTTTCTCTATTTGTGTTACAAGAAAGGTATACCATGTAACTTGTctaatttgttttgttaatgaAAGTTcagtgaatatgtttttgtaccGTTTTATTATTGTCATGTTTTTCCCCCTGTGgttaaaatcaagtttttaatgttgtttatacgTCTACTATAAGGTGTATTAATACGCACAAACCTTGTgcaaatatatcattttaaaccactgcttattttctccata
Above is a genomic segment from Triplophysa rosa linkage group LG17, Trosa_1v2, whole genome shotgun sequence containing:
- the adtrp1 gene encoding androgen dependent TFPI regulating protein 1 gives rise to the protein MASSIGPDRKICLLVHLTIFTWYLFTLWTNCSLQTADRHPGVRSYGGRWKYLTFINLVMQTVFFGLCVLVDVIHVLLPVKQTRSEVPLILTTARDFYFTVLCFPVGTFVFASFWTLYTYNRELVYPKFLDDIIPVWLNHALHTVIMPLLLVQMYLQNHKYPTRTKAIGALGLFAILYLSWVLWVHHASGIWVYPIMAHLSPVGLCLFLGGASLTMAPLYLLGEELSRMIWSTTDFYRSRLRSLVLALGLDSDSTLSGLGLDSNSTYSGLGFDSDSNELVSTTTLNCRLFYMPMGRFQFHFSFVKQQFI